The following proteins come from a genomic window of Burkholderia stabilis:
- a CDS encoding sensor histidine kinase: protein MRATPDTSPIPQPPAGAAPRLLRDPAALLAFACFNSAVGLGFWVIHFSEPLLPYLVVANAIGFCALLFSRAADRLLPRKPGLALKAVVIAPASVFVGFEIAAAIVGGNVPHVFGHPRIATWDNYGPSFLVAAVLFVCVSLYLQSTRMRATLEIERREAAEARQAETAARLALLQAQIEPHFLFNTLANVQSLIERDPTRATTMLDSLNRYLRASLRRTRNATSTLGEELELIEALLKIASIRLGERLSYAIDVLADLHALPFSPLLLQPLVENALLHGIEPSIDGGVIVIRGRMRGDLLELSVIDTGVGLGQGDTRLHGGVGLANVAARIRTLHGERGRVTVGTNAGAAHGVTATLLIPID from the coding sequence ATGCGAGCCACGCCCGACACTTCGCCGATCCCGCAGCCGCCTGCCGGCGCCGCGCCGCGGCTGCTGCGCGATCCGGCCGCGCTACTCGCGTTCGCGTGCTTCAACTCGGCCGTCGGCCTGGGCTTCTGGGTCATCCATTTCAGCGAACCGCTGTTGCCCTATCTCGTCGTCGCGAACGCGATCGGGTTCTGCGCGCTGCTGTTCAGCCGCGCCGCCGACCGGCTGCTGCCGCGCAAGCCGGGGCTCGCGCTGAAGGCCGTCGTGATCGCACCAGCCAGCGTGTTCGTCGGCTTCGAGATCGCGGCGGCGATCGTCGGCGGGAACGTGCCGCACGTGTTCGGCCACCCGCGCATCGCGACGTGGGACAACTACGGGCCCTCGTTCCTCGTCGCGGCGGTCCTGTTCGTCTGCGTGTCGCTGTACCTGCAATCCACGCGCATGCGCGCGACGCTAGAAATCGAGCGCCGCGAAGCCGCCGAAGCGCGCCAGGCCGAGACGGCCGCGCGCCTTGCGCTGCTGCAGGCGCAGATCGAGCCGCACTTCCTGTTCAATACGCTCGCGAACGTGCAGAGCCTGATCGAGCGCGACCCGACGCGCGCAACGACGATGCTCGACAGCCTGAACCGCTACCTGCGCGCGAGCCTCAGGCGCACGCGCAACGCGACGTCGACGCTCGGCGAGGAGCTCGAACTGATCGAGGCGCTGCTGAAGATCGCGTCGATCCGGCTCGGCGAGCGGCTGTCGTATGCGATCGACGTGCTGGCGGATCTGCACGCGCTGCCGTTCTCGCCGCTGCTGCTGCAACCGCTGGTCGAGAATGCGCTGCTGCACGGCATCGAGCCGTCGATCGACGGCGGCGTGATCGTCATTCGCGGCAGGATGCGCGGCGACCTGCTCGAACTGAGCGTGATCGACACGGGCGTCGGCCTCGGCCAGGGCGACACGCGCCTTCACGGCGGCGTCGGGCTCGCCAACGTCGCCGCGCGCATCAGGACGCTGCACGGGGAGCGCGGCCGCGTCACCGTCGGGACGAACGCCGGCGCCGCGCATGGCGTCACCGCCACCCTGCTGATTCCGATCGACTGA
- a CDS encoding transporter substrate-binding domain-containing protein, which yields MKRSKFLLSGLLLASALGFTAVAAHADDLLDSVKKAGVLRVGLEGTYPPFNSRGTSGQLEGFDVDVANAVAGKLGVKTQFVPTEWSGIIAGLQAGKFDVIVNQVTVTPQRKEALDFSQPYTYSAAQLIQRKDDARNFKSLDDFKGKKLGVTLGTNYDQMARTVPGIEVQTYPGAPEKLRDLAAGRIEATLDDRLMLPYMIKTSNLPLRAGSIVNGGKQEMAIPFRKGNPKFEKAINDALDSLHKDGTLKKISMHWFGSDVTVPVAQ from the coding sequence ATGAAACGTTCGAAGTTCCTGCTGTCGGGCCTGCTGCTCGCGTCGGCCCTCGGCTTCACGGCCGTCGCCGCGCACGCGGACGATCTGCTCGATTCGGTGAAGAAAGCCGGCGTGCTCCGCGTCGGCCTCGAAGGCACCTATCCGCCGTTCAACTCGCGCGGCACGTCGGGCCAGCTCGAGGGTTTCGACGTCGACGTCGCGAACGCGGTCGCCGGCAAGCTCGGCGTGAAGACGCAGTTCGTCCCGACGGAATGGAGCGGCATCATCGCGGGCCTGCAGGCCGGCAAGTTCGACGTGATCGTCAACCAGGTCACGGTCACGCCGCAGCGCAAGGAAGCGCTCGATTTCAGCCAGCCGTACACGTACTCGGCCGCACAGCTGATTCAGCGCAAGGACGACGCGCGCAACTTCAAGTCGCTCGACGATTTCAAGGGCAAGAAGCTCGGCGTGACGCTCGGCACCAACTATGACCAGATGGCGCGCACCGTGCCGGGCATCGAGGTGCAGACGTATCCGGGTGCGCCGGAGAAACTGCGCGATCTCGCCGCGGGCCGGATCGAGGCGACGCTCGACGATCGCCTGATGCTGCCGTACATGATCAAGACGTCGAACCTGCCGCTGCGCGCGGGGTCGATCGTAAACGGCGGCAAGCAGGAAATGGCGATACCGTTCCGCAAGGGCAACCCGAAGTTCGAGAAGGCGATCAACGACGCGCTGGATTCGCTGCACAAGGACGGCACGCTCAAGAAGATCTCGATGCACTGGTTCGGCAGCGACGTGACGGTGCCGGTCGCGCAATAA